A genome region from Apus apus isolate bApuApu2 chromosome 2, bApuApu2.pri.cur, whole genome shotgun sequence includes the following:
- the TMEM64 gene encoding transmembrane protein 64, protein MPPAPQQPGSRGALGVPPGWNPRLLAGRAGRAARGQAGGPRRGIPGAGRGAGLDAAGPRSGAAPPPLRAGSGLPHRHRRSEKALPGAERELGAPGDGAPLPRLLPPPPPPGTRAPPGLPLPGRRARRGRLTPRPRRRGRGRRQRGGRRSPSGAGPARRRSAAPSSPPSPLPLPRPLPALGWAPPPGAGPWRGDEGAAAPARRLRGEAGSDGAGRLGGARAGCRRGEMWSAGAAALQLLSRAVKQAAAQGARQDLGRWLSRAAGDPSGFVPAEAAGTGGLLLGPYAEQAGLPPAELLLCQLPEAGGGGPGLAEARGWRCSCCLLGTCWCKSCLSVCVLAALCFASLALVRQYLRDLLLWAESLDSLAGVLLFTVGFIVVSFPCGWGYILLNVAAGYLYGFVLGMGLMVFGVLVGTFIAHVACKRLLARWARARIQGSEKLSAIVRVVEGGSGLKVVALARLTPIPFGLQNAVFAITDLSLPNYLMASSVGLLPTQLLNSYLGTTLRTMEDVIAEQSVSGYFIFSLQIVISIGLMFYVIHRAQVELNAAIEACEMEMKTSLVKDSQPSISGSSTYCNKRTVAFSGGGVNIV, encoded by the exons ATGCCGCCAGCACCGCAGCAGCCCGGGAGCCGAGGGGCCTTGGGGGTCCCCCCTGGCTGGAACCCCCggctgctggctgggagag CCGGCAGGGCTGCCCGCGGCCAGGCGGGAGGGCCGCGCCGCGGAAtccccggggcggggcggggggcgggcctGGATgccgccgggccccgcagcGGGGCCGCGCCTCCTCCGCTGCGAGCGGGGTCCGGGCTGCCACATCGGCACCGCCGCTCCGAGAAGGCGCTGCCCGGAGCGGAGCGGGAGCTGGGCGCGCCGGGAGATGGAGCCCCGCTGCCGCGGttgctgccgccgccgccgccccccgggaCTCGCGCTCCGCCAGGGCTGCCGCTGCCGGGACGGAGAGCGCGGCGCGGCCGCCTAACGCCGCGGCCCCGGCGGCGCGGCCGAGGGAGGAGGCAGCGCGGAGGCCGCCGCAGCCCCTCCGGCGCCGGGCCCGCGCGGCGGCGAAGCGCGgccccctcctccccgcccTCCCCGCTGCCGCTTCCCCGCCCCCTCCCGGCCCTCGGCTGGGCTCCGCCGCCGGGAGCCGGGCCATGGCGGGGTGATGAGGGAGCAGCCGCCCCTGCCCGCCGGCTGCGAGGGGAGGCAGGGAGCGACGGGGCTGGGCGGCTCGGTGGCGCTAGAGCCGGGTGCCGGCGCGGGGAGATGTGGagcgcgggggcggcggcgctACAGCTCCTCTCCCGGGCCGTGAAGCAGGCGGCGGCGCAGGGAGCCCGGCAGGACCTGGGCCGCTGGCTCTCCCGAGCCGCCGGGGACCCCAGCGGCTTCGTCCcggcggaggcggcggggaccggggggctgctgctggggcccTACGCggagcaggctgggctgccGCCggcggagctgctgctgtgccagctgcccgaggcgggcggcggggggccCGGGCTGGCCGAGGCCCGGGGCTGgcgctgctcctgctgcctcctgggcaCCTGCTGGTGCAAGAGCTGCCTCAGCGTGTGCGTCCTGGCGGCTCTCTGCTTTGCCTCGCTGGCTCTGGTGCGCCAGTACCTGCGAgacctgctgctctgggctgaGAGCCTGGACAGCTTGGCCGGCGTGTTGCTTTTCACTGTGGGCTTCATCGTCGTGTCCTTCCCCTGCGGCTGGGGCTACATCCTGCTCAACGTGGCCGCTGGCTACCTCTACGGCTTCGTGCTGGGCATGGGGCTGATGGTGTTCGGCGTCCTCGTCGGCACCTTCATCGCCCATGTGGCCTGCAAGCGGCTGCTAGCCCGCTGGGCGAGGGCCAGGATCCAGGGCAGCGAGAAGCTCAGCGCCATCGTCCGTGTCGTGGAGGGTGGCAGCGGGCTCAAGGTGGTGGCTCTGGCGCGGCTGACGCCCATCCCCTTCGGGTTGCAGAACGCCGTCTTCGCG ATTACAGATTTGTCATTACCCAACTACCTGATGGCTTCTTCAGTTGGGCTGCTACCTACTCAGCTCCTGAACTCATACTTGGGCACTACCTTGCGCACCATGGAGGATGTGATTGCAGAACAAAGTGTTAGTGGCTATTTTATATTCAGTTTGCAG aTTGTCATAAGCATAGGACTCATGTTTTATGTCATTCACCGAGCTCAAGTGGAACTGAATGCAGCTATTGAAGCAtgtgaaatggaaatgaagaCATCGCTTGTTAAAGACAGTCAGCCAAGCATCAGTGGTTCGAGCACATACTGCAACAAAAGGACAGTAGCATTCTCTGGAGGAGGTGTCAATATTGTGTGA